In Montipora capricornis isolate CH-2021 chromosome 4, ASM3666992v2, whole genome shotgun sequence, a single genomic region encodes these proteins:
- the LOC138044431 gene encoding uncharacterized protein, with the protein MNEKNPSASLQIEGPQRMKRKRESESEISEPPAKRDNASCGMEDGYRHQEMNAKNPSASLQIEGPQGMTRKRETESEINEPTAERDNASYDMEDGRRQEADRSESCSIQAIVRTGRIARRGSDGNLLKALSGKESDKKLIVDFTGVDPEDPSSVFHLEACDDRDGNALRYSLGSDNYYLRVYSGGKVMLRKLKDYPTKDKYYFHIEKVSLLVGCPATVQSLSSKEYLASDENGKAFMKPDVGTVRDCQTWFGFHGSYFDHTLNKSEATVQFQPQDLPDGVGESTDPENKIQDEL; encoded by the exons ATGAATGAAAAGAACCCAAGTGCATCCCTACAAATTGAAGGACCACAACGGATGAAAAGAAAACGGGAAAGTGAAAGCGAGATCAGCGAACCACCTGCTAAGAGAGACAATGCCAGCTGTGGCATGGAGGATGGCTACAGACACCAAGAG ATGAATGCAAAGAACCCAAGTGCATCCCTACAAATTGAAGGACCACAAGGAATGACAAGAAAACGGGAAACTGAAAGCGAGATCAACGAACCAACTGCTGAGAGAGACAATGCCAGCTATGATATGGAGGATGGCAGACGTCAAGAG GCAGATCGAAGTGAGTCTTGCAGTATCCAAGCGATCGTTAGGACCGGACGAATAGCGAGACGGGGTAGCGATGGGAATCTTTTGAAGGCGCTTTCCGGCAAGGAGTCGGATAAAAAACTCATAGTGGACTTCACAGGAGTAGATCCTGAGGACCCCTCATCCG TATTTCATCTAGAGGCTTGTGATGATAGAGACGGAAACGCTTTGAGATACAGTTTGGGGAGTGACAATTACTACCTGCGCGTCTATTCGGGTGGCAAAGTGATGTTGCGC AAACTGAAGGACTATCCCACAAAAGACAAATACTACTTTCACATCGAAAAGGTAAGTCTTCTTGTTGGATGTCCTGCCACCGTCCAATCCCTATCATCAAAAGAATATCTCGCCAGTGATGAAAACGGGAAGGCCTTCATGAAGCCGGATGTGGGTACTGTTCGAGACTGCCAGACCTGGTTTGGTTTTCATGGTAGCTACTTCGACCACACTTTGAATAAATCGGAAGCTACGGTGCAATTTCAACCGCAAGACCTCCCGGATGGAGTAGGAGAATCTACTGATCCAGAAAACAAAATCCAAGATGAACtctga